One segment of Pseudomonadota bacterium DNA contains the following:
- a CDS encoding FAD-binding oxidoreductase, translated as MTPEQNLITSLTAIVGEDYLSTSIFERLKSSLDIFPYEKKKEELPLVVVLPGNREEVAGIVKYANQEKIPVYVRGSGTSFTGAARYPEPGIVINTKRLNHFSINRDNNYFECGPGWSCNEISNLLAKEGYFLPMAPGSKLVASMGGLISNNTSAHIIDASVGKSGDYVLGVDAVLPTGEILETGTTGLRRPAGNDLTKFFVGGDGLFGVITNIRMRLVPDFFRANGLLIYPELSSMARGVQRLYYDRCPVPLFMEFMDEKTADIGFELKQLEHPGGPVILFVAIGNTQEDADQAATRIVASMGKENPLVAERITDAEKWDILWTTREVIGSYLMQSTGNQWISAEVVSNLKGLEECMNDVVNFTDGLPLLSGLDSYLFGHIGALTMHPGVVLPRDWDDTRKMQAVDEKFAREAELNLKYKTCGGEWGQFAKRTAFFEQRYGQDGLNIIRKMKQVFDPNNILNRGIIR; from the coding sequence ATGACACCAGAACAGAATCTGATTACCAGTTTAACCGCTATTGTCGGTGAAGATTACCTTTCGACATCTATTTTTGAACGATTAAAGAGTTCTCTTGATATTTTTCCTTATGAAAAAAAGAAAGAAGAACTGCCTCTGGTTGTGGTCCTGCCCGGCAACCGGGAAGAAGTGGCCGGGATCGTCAAGTATGCGAATCAGGAGAAAATTCCGGTATATGTTCGGGGTTCCGGTACTTCATTCACCGGGGCCGCCCGTTACCCGGAGCCGGGAATCGTTATTAATACCAAGCGGCTCAATCATTTCAGTATTAATCGGGATAACAACTACTTTGAATGTGGTCCTGGATGGAGTTGCAATGAAATCAGCAACCTGCTGGCCAAAGAAGGGTATTTTCTGCCCATGGCTCCCGGCAGCAAACTGGTTGCCAGCATGGGTGGCCTGATATCCAATAATACCAGTGCCCACATCATCGATGCCAGTGTCGGCAAGTCGGGAGATTATGTTCTTGGGGTTGATGCTGTTTTGCCCACCGGTGAAATTCTGGAAACCGGGACCACCGGCCTCCGGCGTCCAGCGGGTAATGATTTAACTAAATTTTTTGTCGGCGGTGACGGGCTTTTTGGCGTAATCACTAATATTAGAATGCGCCTGGTTCCTGATTTTTTCCGTGCCAACGGTTTGTTGATCTATCCTGAGCTGAGTTCTATGGCCCGTGGGGTCCAGCGTTTATATTATGACCGTTGTCCGGTTCCTTTGTTTATGGAGTTCATGGATGAAAAAACCGCGGATATTGGTTTTGAACTAAAGCAGTTGGAACATCCCGGTGGTCCGGTAATCCTGTTTGTTGCCATTGGCAATACCCAGGAAGATGCAGATCAGGCTGCCACCCGGATAGTTGCATCGATGGGGAAAGAAAATCCCCTGGTTGCTGAGCGTATAACTGATGCCGAAAAATGGGATATTTTATGGACCACCCGCGAGGTTATTGGTTCGTACCTGATGCAATCCACCGGCAACCAGTGGATTTCGGCTGAAGTGGTCAGCAATCTTAAGGGTCTTGAAGAATGCATGAATGATGTCGTCAATTTCACTGATGGCCTGCCCCTGTTGTCCGGCCTTGATTCGTATCTTTTCGGTCATATCGGTGCCCTGACTATGCATCCCGGGGTTGTCCTTCCCAGGGATTGGGATGATACCCGTAAGATGCAGGCCGTTGATGAAAAATTTGCCCGGGAAGCTGAACTTAATCTTAAATACAAGACCTGCGGCGGTGAATGGGGACAATTTGCCAAACGTACGGCTTTTTTCGAGCAGCGTTATGGTCAGGATGGGCTAAATATAATTCGTAAAATGAAACAGGTTTTTGATCCGAATAATATTCTTAACCGTGGCATCATAAGGTGA
- a CDS encoding (Fe-S)-binding protein, giving the protein MNDDAFADAEELLKTEIIDTVRRCRKCNYCYSTCPLFESTRGFQTSGPSGILQSLYYGIVWGELEGQEKEGLRDILYNCTTCNSCVLTCKERATGLPIVEVIEKGRKLLVEMMNGPMPSQRKPMEYIYSHGNPYQEAQENRLAWGADLDFKRLPTDKAETLFYVGCTTSYEPELQNVARSLVKIFHHAGVDFGILEEEKCCADPVDKMGDMFLYQELVEKNEADILACGCSQMVTVSPHCFHTFTQSYDRLTAGMEVLHYTMFLEKLLNDGLLRLKAGSPGRITYHDPCYLGKHHDILETPRNILRQLPGVELVEMEKYGKDSLCCGGGGGRMFYDVEGNNWLGETRIKQALDVKAEIIVTACPWCHMMLDNAVKNLNLDERLRVFDLAEIVAGHLADAD; this is encoded by the coding sequence ATGAATGATGATGCTTTTGCTGATGCGGAAGAACTACTGAAAACTGAGATTATCGATACTGTCCGGCGTTGTCGGAAATGCAACTATTGTTATTCGACCTGCCCACTTTTTGAGTCAACAAGAGGTTTTCAGACTTCAGGGCCATCCGGCATTCTCCAGTCACTTTACTACGGCATTGTCTGGGGAGAACTGGAAGGTCAGGAGAAAGAAGGCCTGCGTGATATCTTGTATAATTGTACCACTTGCAACAGTTGTGTTCTTACCTGCAAGGAGCGGGCTACCGGTTTGCCGATTGTGGAAGTTATTGAAAAAGGCCGCAAATTACTGGTGGAAATGATGAATGGTCCCATGCCCAGTCAGCGGAAACCGATGGAATATATTTATTCCCATGGGAATCCTTATCAGGAAGCCCAGGAAAATCGATTGGCCTGGGGGGCTGACCTGGATTTTAAACGATTGCCAACAGATAAAGCTGAAACCCTCTTTTATGTGGGATGTACAACAAGTTACGAGCCGGAACTGCAGAATGTGGCCCGTTCACTGGTGAAAATTTTTCACCATGCCGGGGTTGATTTCGGCATTCTTGAAGAAGAAAAATGCTGTGCCGACCCGGTTGATAAAATGGGAGATATGTTTCTTTACCAGGAACTGGTGGAAAAAAATGAAGCAGATATTTTGGCCTGTGGATGTTCACAGATGGTAACGGTCTCTCCCCATTGTTTCCATACCTTCACGCAGTCCTATGACCGCCTTACGGCGGGGATGGAAGTGCTTCACTACACTATGTTTCTTGAAAAACTGCTCAATGACGGTCTTTTGCGATTGAAAGCCGGCTCTCCCGGAAGAATTACTTATCATGATCCCTGCTATCTGGGAAAGCACCATGATATTTTGGAAACTCCCCGAAACATTCTGCGTCAGCTGCCTGGGGTGGAACTGGTTGAAATGGAAAAGTATGGCAAGGACAGCTTGTGTTGTGGCGGTGGCGGCGGCCGTATGTTTTACGATGTGGAAGGGAATAACTGGTTGGGTGAAACAAGAATTAAACAGGCTTTGGATGTCAAAGCCGAGATCATCGTTACCGCCTGTCCCTGGTGTCATATGATGTTGGACAATGCGGTCAAAAACTTAAACCTT